One stretch of Nicotiana tabacum cultivar K326 chromosome 18, ASM71507v2, whole genome shotgun sequence DNA includes these proteins:
- the LOC142172640 gene encoding uncharacterized protein LOC142172640 — protein sequence MDIETERIRPNNVCVRAFDGIKRDTIGEIDLILTIGPVDFEVTFQVLDMDTSYNFLLGRPWIHAAGAVPSTLHQMVKLEYEDQEIIVHGEDEQSIYRDPSVPCLEAREGSEHIVYQVFEVVVADQYEEGSPCPQPFLSKASVMVAKEMIRHDYKPGKGLGASLQGIIEPITLLATKKFFGVGFHATEADVTWANQRKSNDDMPGLSVDLVVHKLPTYPDYSPVQQKQRKFKIDISDKIKEEVTK from the exons ATGGATATCGAGACTGAGAGAATCAGGCCCAACAACGTCTGTGTTCGTGCCTTTGATGGCATTAAAAGAGACACCATAGGCGAGATAgatttgattttgactattggacctgtggattttgaggtgacctTTCAAGTCCTAGACATGGATACTTCTtataatttcctcttgggaagGCCTTGGATTCACGCGGCAGGAGCCGTACCTtccactctccaccagatggtgaaattggAATATGAAGATCAGGAGATCATAGTCCACGGAGAGGATGAGCAATCGATCTATCGGGACCCGTCGGTCCCATGCCTCGAAGCTAGGGAAGGTAGTGAACATATAGTATATCAAGTTTTCGAGGTTGTGGTCGCAGACCAATATGAAGAAGGAAGCCCTTGCCCTCAGCCTTTTCTCTCAAAAGCGTCAgttatggttgccaaggaaatgatcaggcatgATTATAAACCCGGGAAGGGGctcggggcatcattgcaaggtatcATCGAACCTATCACCTTACTTGCCACCAAGAAGTTCTTCGGTGTGGGTTTTCACGCCACAGAAGCTGATGTGACATGGGCAAATCAACGAAAGAGCAATG atgacatgccaggattaagtgTCGATTTAGTGGTCCATAAGTTGCCAACCTACCCCGATTATTCCCCTGTCCAGCAAAAACAGAGGAAGTTCAAAattgatatcagtgacaagattaaagaagaggtcacaaaataG